The region GGCCCCTTGAGATGCTCAAGGATGCACAGTGCTCTGCAGACAGAATGCAGCTGTGGTCCAGGTTCACACATTGATGCTCCATGGGGCTCAGGGTCTGCAGGACAGACTGAGAGAAATTTTCCTGGTTGGTGCTGGTTCCTGCTCTGGTCCCAGCCTGGCCTGGAGGGACAATCATCAACCACACACCACCAGGCTGGCATGAGGTGTTCAATAAACATTCATAAAATCAGTGAATGAATTAATAAGGCAGGAAAGTGCAGGAGTAGATACTTGAGTGAGGAGTGGACATTACACAGCTCAGGAACATCCCTATGGAGATGGAAATCATTTAttgagaagagacagaggagactgcaaCACTCCTCACACTTCAAGTTTTCAGCCTCCAAAGCTCCTGGCAGCCACTACACACCCCATAACAGCAGCTCAGAGTCACCCAGAGAGAGAGGAACTTCCACATTTATGCATTAATGGATAAGGGGAAATGTTCTCTTTTCAGGTCAGTCTGTATTCATCTGGAAGCAGAACTGGGCAGCTGATAGTCTCTTTATCAGTGGGCAGCGAGGTGCTGAAAGTCCTTGATCTCCAAGGGAGGATGACCATGTGACATTGACCTGCACCCCCTCCCTGActcctgcctgccctctgccctgtgTCATGATCAGGGCCATGTCACCCCACAGAAACGGAAGCCTCTCAGTGATGCCTCTGCAGGAGTTCGTGCTGGATGGATTTCAGGGTGGTCTGCAGACCCAGGCCCTACTCTTTGCTCTGTTCCTGGCTCTGTATTTGGTGGCCGTTATGGGGAACCTTGCCATGATGGTGGTCATCACCCTGGATGCCCGTCTGCACTCCCCGATGTACTTCTTCCTCAAGAACCTCTCCTTCCTGGACTTGGGCTACTCGTCTGTCATCTACCCTAAGACGCTCACTgacctcctttcctcctccaaggtcATCACCTTAGGGGGCTGTGCCACCCagttcttcttcctctccctgttcctcaccactGAGGGGTTCCTCTTGGCCgcaatggcctatgaccgctttgTGGCCATCTGCAGCCCCCTGCGCTATCCCATCTCCATGTGCCCCTCGGTCTGTGCCCGCCTGATGCTGGGCTGCTATTGCGGGGGCTGCCTCAACTCCATCCTGCAGACCAGCTTCACATTCAGCCTCCCGTTCTGCAGCTCCAACCGCATCGACCACTTCTTCTGTGATGTGCCGCCTCTGCTCAAGCTTGCCTGTGCTGACACTACCATCAATGAGCTGATCATGTTTGGCCTGTGTGGCCTCATCATCGTGGGCACCATACTTGTGATTTTCATCTCCTACAGCTACATCACCGTGACCATCCTGAGGATGCGCTCAGGAGGAGGGAGGCACAAGCTCTTCTCCACCTGCGGCTCCCACATGACAGCCGTGTCCCTCCTTTATGGGACTGTGTTT is a window of Ovis aries strain OAR_USU_Benz2616 breed Rambouillet chromosome 1, ARS-UI_Ramb_v3.0, whole genome shotgun sequence DNA encoding:
- the LOC101119802 gene encoding olfactory receptor 9S13-like; amino-acid sequence: MSPHRNGSLSVMPLQEFVLDGFQGGLQTQALLFALFLALYLVAVMGNLAMMVVITLDARLHSPMYFFLKNLSFLDLGYSSVIYPKTLTDLLSSSKVITLGGCATQFFFLSLFLTTEGFLLAAMAYDRFVAICSPLRYPISMCPSVCARLMLGCYCGGCLNSILQTSFTFSLPFCSSNRIDHFFCDVPPLLKLACADTTINELIMFGLCGLIIVGTILVIFISYSYITVTILRMRSGGGRHKLFSTCGSHMTAVSLLYGTVFVMYAQPGAVASMEQGKVVSVFYTLVIPMLNPLIYSLRNKDVKDALRRLGQRHTAT